GATGCATAAATTAACTCAGAATGTTAACCGTGTGAGCAATCTCAGGGTAGGTGACAGCGAGATAAATTAAGCACCCAATGAGCCGGCGATAAAGTGATGGATCTGGTAATAAATCCCCATTGGAATCTGTGAGACGTAAATTTTGTTCCATAGGCGTGTCCGCGGGTTTGCTCCCCGTGAGGTCATAATCTGACAAGATGTCCAAAACGTATTTCCGCTGAGAAAGATATATTCCTTTGGAGGAGCGGGCAAcctcaatgcccaaaaaatattttaaaggaCAAAGATCTTTGATGCGAAAATTTTGAATAGGAAATCTTTGACTGAGTTGATCAATGTAGTAGAGGTGCTAGTGAtgatgatatcatccacataaagcactatataaacacatttgtTATTCCTCCGTAGTATGAATAAAGAATAGTCGGCCTGAGACTGAGAGAACCCAAATTAATTGTATAAGGGCGCCTGAGAACTTGGAAAACCATTGGCGCGATGCCTATTTTAAACCATATAATTAAGGACTTGGTAAGCTTGCAAACAATATTCTCCCCCTTTCGACGATAGCCGGGGGGTGGTGTCATATAGATATCCTCCTCAAAGTCCCCATGTAAGAACGCATTGTgaacatccatttgatgtaatgaCCAGCCCTGAACAGAAGCCATAGCAATAAGAGTGCGGACAGTCACTAGCTTGGCAACAGGAGCGAAAGTATCATGATAGTCAATACCCTCCACCTGATTGTACCTCTTGGCGACGAGGCGAGCTTTGCAACGCTCTATGGAACCATCAGGGCTGCGCTTGATCttgaatacccattttgacCCAATCGGTTTTTTTCCTTGGGGTAAAGGCCCAAGAGGCCAGGTATTATTCTCAGATAGGGCTGCAATTTCAGCTTGCATTGCATCACGCCACTGTGGATATTTCATGGCCTCGGCAAAGGTTGCAGGTTCACATGTGCTAGCAAGAGAGGAAAGGAAGGCAACATGTTTTTGGGAGAAACAGTTATACTGTAAATAGTCGCTGAGAGGGTGAGAAGTACCTTGGACCAATGCCGTAGAGGGTAATTACGAAGGAgtaaatgagacatgataatcATCGAGATGCTTGGGTGGGACCAGATTGCTTTGGGGGCGAGTAGGGGGTAAAGGAAGGGTGGGAGAGGGTGGTAAAGAAGGGGAATCGGCCAAGGAGGGGTGGGGTGAATCAGATGGAAGTGGGGAAGGGGTACCGAGAATTTTTAAATCATCCATATCAACCTCAGTTGTCACAATGGGGCGAACCAGGAATGTAGGAGAAGAAGCGGTTTAGAAGGGGAATATGCTCTCATGAAAGGTGACGTCACGGGATACCAGAATTTTTTTGGAATCTAGGTCATAAATTCGATAACCCTTTTGGCCAAATGGGTAGCCTAAAAAAACCTCAGGCGATGCTCTTTTATCAAATTTGTGTTGGGCTGCAGTGTTGCGGGCAAAGCAAAGGCAACCAAACACCCGTAGGTGAGAGAAACTGGGTTTTATACCAAACAATAATTCATGAGGCATCTTCCCACGCAACACAGGGGTGGGTAGGCGATTGATAAGGTGTGTAGCGGTGAGCACACAGTCGCCCCAAAACTGTAATGGTAAATGGGCTTGGAAACGTAGTGCCCGGGCAACAGTGAGAAGGTGCCTATGCCTACGTTCCACCACCCCGTTCTGTTGTGGAGTGGAAACGCAACTCAATTGATGGATAACCCCTAATTGTTGAAAAAATTGGTTGATGGGATGATTTAAGAATTCGGTACCTTGGTCGGAGCGAATAATTTTTATTGTGACACCAAATTGTCTTTGAATCATGGCAAAAAAGGCCTGAACCAAAGTTGGAACTTCGATTTTTGTTTGCATAAGGTATAGCCAAGTGCTGCGAGAAAAGTCATCGacaatagttaaaaaatatcGTGCTCCAAATAAAGAGGGGGTACGAtatggtccccaaacatccaaaTGAATCATATCAAAGCATGCAGTGGTAGAAATAGAGCTATTTGGAAATGGCAGGCGATGCTGCTTAGCAAGAGGACAAATAGCACAGGGGCAttgcttattattattaaaaaaaatatccgGATCTAAAAGTTTTAAAGAAGGGAGAACAGAGGAACCCAGGTGACCTAGGCGGCAATGCCATAAATCATTTGAGGATCCAGATGCTGCAACAATCGGGCATGGAGGGGCATCCAAGTAGTAGAGATCGCCATGTCGTTTATCCATCGCAAAAATCCTCTTCAATCGAGGgtcctgaaaagcacaagaagtGGAAGAAAAATTAACTTCACAAGAAATGGTAGAAGTAATTTTAGGAATCGAAAGTAAATTGAATCGAAAAGTAGGaacatagagaacattttcaAGAGTTAAATTGGGAGTTAAAATAACAGTACCAATATGGACAACAGGTGTTTGGGTACCATTGGGTAAGGTAATGGGTAATGGAGAAATAGGATTAGAAACACTTGAAAAAAATGATAAGTCAGAGGATATATGATCTGTTGTGCCAGAATCAATTATCCAAGGATTAGAACCAAAAGAGGATGCTAGACAAATGTTACTTGCAAGATTTGCGAGAGGATGAGGATTACCAACATGTAGGAGAGCCAATAGCTGTTCAATCTGGGCAGCAGACAAGGTCGGTGCAGAAGAGCTAGAGGCCACGGCAATCAAAGATGATGGTCGTGCAGGACCACGGGgtgcggtggtggtggtggtcttaGGAGTGGGGCGGCCATTGCGGTTGTCAGGGTAGCCATGCTTTTTAAAACACCGTGCCTCGAAATGACCATCCTTGCCGCAAAAATCACAGTGATAAGCAGGCCTATTGGAACGTGTAGTGGAGCCCTTAGAATAACCTGTAGCCATGGCGGCGTGTTCCACTTGAGAAGATGGGAGGGAATGGATCGACCGTTGGCGTTCTTCTTGCAATAAAAGAGAATATGCCTTGGCAATGGTAGGCAATGGATCCATAAGTAATATTTGGCTGCGAACAGCGGAGTATGATTCATGGAGTCCTTGCAAAAAATCCATTAAGGAATCAGTCTCGATATGGCTCTGGAGAGTGGCGGCAGTGCCACAAGTGCAAGTGGGCATGGCTCAGTATGAGGAAAGCTCATCACGAAGACTCTTCATGTTGGTATAATATGCAGAAATGGAGTCAAGACCCTGATTCAAAGTGGAGATGGACCTGCGGATTTCAAAAATCCGGGGTGCATTATGTTGGGAAAATCGATCATGAAGATCGAGCCAGGCATCACGAGCCGAGTCGATCCATAGTATGCTGTGAGCAATATTAGGAACAATGGAGTGAACAATCCAAGATCTCACCATGCTATTGCAGCGAGTCCATTGCGGGAGATCAGGAGAGTCAGAAGCAGGTTTAGGCAAAGAACCATCGAGGAACTGCAGTTTGTTCTTAGCCTCCAGCGCCATGACCATAGCATGATGCCAGGTCGGAAAATTGTCACCATCAAGGATGGGAGCGATGAGAGGAGTGCCGGGCTGATCCGATGAGTGTAAGAAGTATGGAGAATGAGCGGGTATGGCCGCGGTGGGTGTGGCAAGTATGGCCgtggaggttgaagatgaatcATCTCCAGGcatgatgaaaaaaaaatgaaaaaaatgaaaaaccatAATCAGTTAGGCTAATACCATGTTAAGGATAAACCCAACAAAGATGGAAAGAACCTAATCTATTCCTAAGAATATGTTACAGgatcaattatcctagtcatgGGGTAGGTATGAAAACTCATATGGTAAGATTATTATTTTCAATCTTCCGTTCTTTTCTTCATCTTAAGTACAATGGAAACCACTTTCAATACCGATCCAGTAAGAGACCGACCATATCATAGCGATATGATATCATACACGATGTATCGCTATGATGATCACGCCATATCGCGGGATCGCAATATAGCACAATCCTACAATATGATGTGATCATCATAGAGATATGGCACAATTTCTTCTATTGATATTGATTTTTTTGCCAAGtattattttcttcctcttcatgCAATCGAATCCACTTTCAATACCGATTTGATATTGACTCATTATTGATTCAATATGAGACCGACCCAGATCATTTCGATATTGGTAAAAGCTCATGATATGGCTTGATCATCGTAGCGATATATCGCCTATGATATTGCAATGATCGGCAAAAAATTGATATCAACATTAGAATTGCGCCATATGGCTATGATGATTACGTTATACCATGGATCACACCATATCACTATTGGATCGTGCCATATCGCAGAATAGCATGATCCTACGATCCGTGATATGACATAATTGTCATAGAGATATATCGTGTATGGTAtcatatcgatatcgatacaaTATGGGTTGTCCGTATGTGATTGGTAATGAAAGTGGTTTAGATTGTacgaacaagaagaaaagaatgaaagtttgaataaaaataaaaataataagaattaataaaaaataaatagacaACAAAATTGATagattttgaataaaaaatggtAAATGATTGGAAAGAGAGAGTAATTGGGAGAGCATATGAGAGAAGGCCTTGGATACTCTCCAGCACACGTAACTAGAGAGGACACTCTCACAGTCTCACTCCTCAGCACCCAgtgctggagaggatccaaatcagAGAAAATTTTGGGGGGTAGGAgacaaaatgagaaaaaatttTGTGTGGTGGGCTCCTCTGTAATGCGACATGGTGTGTAGCGCATATCCAACGGCCCACAGTGCttgggcatgcagcccaacacccTGCTAGTGTGTTGGGCTACGTGCTTGAGCACTACGGGCTGTCGAATGATGCGCTACACACCATGTCAAGCTACAGAGGGCCCAAATCCAAATTTTGTTGCTGCACTTGCAGCAAGAATGTTCCTACTACAACACTGACAGCTAAAGAAAtaggatcttaaagggtatttacaaaatacaaaaacctaggaggatatttatgcaccaggaagtgaattattccatttccttgactgccagctttgtagcaggaacattcgtACAACTGTAGCAGCAAAATGAACCCTAGGGGTTAGCTCAGTTGACAAACGACAAACAACAAAATGACcctaattaaatagagtggtccaccccaaggggtcagctcagttggcaaaagaccaactcctcaaataagtgGTCATAAGTTCAAACCACCTTAGGGCCTATCTCTATCCCCATCCCCCtgttcccctccccctccccctccccctcttcctcTTAAAGGTTTCCAATTCCTAATAGGGGGTTTCCAATtccgaaaaaaaaatgcagtggTCCCCGCCACCTCATGGACCAATCTTGGTTTTCCAAGTTGCGAATTTGCTTAATAGTAACAGGAGAGTTTGGTCAAGATCACTTTCACTTCTACAGTTTTTCTGCAAAGTTTTAAACCTTTGCGCCGCTGGCATCAAACTCAACGCGAAAGAGGACTTTTCATTTCCCGCCCGCCAcccaaaaaacacagaaaaaaaacagaaaaagaaaagaaaaagttgatTCTAGACATCCAAGTACCAAGATTCACAGATGCCTCTCTTAATGcttttcactttccctttcatATTAACTAGTGTGGAGATCAATCCGAACTATGTTTCAATCCCCCAAACCGTAAAGATTAATCCGAACAATGTCTCCTCAACACCCTATAGCTACTGCACCACcggtgccaccaccacctccgccaCCGCAGCAGAGGCGAAAAGGTCCCGGAATCAGGGCATGGCTCGTCGTCTCTGTATCTGGAAATTCACATCTTGAAGAGGTTGGGAAGCAGTTGATCATGCGCAGAACTGGGCTTCCAGCTCGTGATCTAAGGATTCTTGATCCTGGGCTTTCGTATCCCTCGACGATTCTTGGTCGAGAGAGGGCGATAGTTGTGAATCTTGAGCATATCAAGGCGATTATAACTGCAACTGAGGTTTGGGTTCCTAATTCCAAGGATCCTTGGGTTGCACCTTTTGTCCGAGATCTTGAATGCCGCGTCTCCAATCTGAATGAAGCGACGGGAAGGGCGACAGAGGAATCGGGATCGCCACAGTTTCATGCTTCTCATCAGTCTTCTCAACGGTTTCGAAGATCCACTTCTGAGAGCCCTGAGGTAGAGATGCTTGAAACGAATGGAACTAGGAGTCCCATGGCTTGTGGGGATGTGCAAATTAAAGGTTCGCCTAAGTTGTTGCCTTTCGAGTTCCGGGTTATTGAAGTTTGCTTTGAGTCTGTTTGCGGGAGCCTTGAAGCTGAGGTTTGTACGGAGCCTTTGTACTAAGTTCTATCTGATTGAGCTGATTATTTACTTAAATTGGTTCTATATTGAGCAGTTTCTTTTAATGTTTAAAtattcataattttttattcaaagtATTGGAATTATTTATATACGTGTGTGGAGTTcgtgttctttgttttttcttcttttaaatatattctttggtttttttatttttatttttttatatgtaacTAAGTTTTGTTGTGTCTTTAAGTTTTATCGGTATTGGATAATTAAAAGATTATGTGTTGCAATTAAGAACAGAAGTGGGGTAGGTTTTATCTAGGCTCTAAAGAATTAGATAAGAATTTTGGGTAGTTAAAAGATTATGTGTTGCGATTAAGAACAGATGTGGGGTAGGTTTTATCTAGGCTTTAAAGAATTAGATAGGAATTTGAGGGGCATTGATGTAACTACAAGTAGGTGAGATTGTTagtttgttttcaattttacaGTTGAAACCCTGGATACAACCTGcccatagtcttttcaaataaTTTCCAATCGCTTATTTGGAGAGATTGTGTCACATCTTAGTCCCTTGAGTAGTAAACATATTACATTGAATGATTGCTTATTCTCTATGCTCTTGGGTTTGCCCTGGTTCTATATTGTGGTGTTGGCTaatgtaatgtagtcctagataggtaggagatctactaggagccaggtagatCAGACCCTCACAAAGGTGCTCGCCGATTGGGCAGAATTGAGAGTTTgaggtcaaaactagggttaggttttggaTAATGAAGTAGGGGTTTATtgggtaaagctaggcaggtctATAAGAGTTTAATGGGGTAGGATTTGTAGGGTTTAAGTGAAGATTTGaattttagaaaattagggttttgggttttaagaaTAAGGGGGAtgatgagatctagggtttagaggggGAATTAGGTCAGGGGGTGCTGGTCGAGTGTTACTGGTGTGGAGGGGATGATTCGGTTGAAGTTTGGTGAGATTTGGATGGTTGAAtatggctggacagaatttaggGGTTGTTAGGTTTCACAGAGAtgaaggggaattagggtttatggatAGTAGATGGAGCTAGGGTTTAAGGGATCAATTGGGGAATGGAGGTCTAGGCTAGAGGGTGAGAAGGAGAAGGGTTATTTGCAGAATTCAGTAAATAGCTTACTTGTAATGGAagaacttcaatggcagcaactaaCAATCCAGAGAAGgtcctcccgatcttcacgatgcaaggagtcataGGGGATCCACctaccctatccaccttgataatcccacaaggatgcaagcaCTCACAGAGGAGCAGAAACAGCAGCACAGTGGCAGCAAGCAGCAGAGctgaaaatgaattttttttaaacatagaATGGTGGGGGAGTCTCCCACgaattatattatttataatcAAAAGGGCCAAAGGCCATTCCTATTACAAAAACAAGTCCAGCCctcttaaaatcgtggaggggggaCAAAACATAGTTTTAAAACAATTACTTAAAAGATGCTCTAAGAGACAATAGGAATAAAACAAAACTAGCCAATAGAaaagagtcacttaaattggaccattggtTGTACCTTTCAATTTaagagctcaaaaaaaaaaaaaaaaaaaaaaaacaaagtacagaaattattgaaataaaatcTAAGGCTCCAACAATCAGTCCCTTAggactatttcttcttctttcttgtgttTGGACCTGCATCATAATGGCTAATGGCTAATCAACCAGATATCCATTTTTGTACATATACTTACAGACCTAGGTACCCATCAAGCATGTCGGCAAGTCATCAACCAAAGTCAATGGTTCAACTAAGTGTAGACAGTACCAAGTGTTAATCAACCAACTTGGTGGATTATCTTGCATACTTTTGGGTTGAGGTAGTATTGGccaatatttatattttattcttttgatatatttttttctttaatgcaTATGTATGTGGAGTAAGGAGTAAAAGGTCATATTGGATTAAAGAAAATGATTTAGAAGTGCTGTATTAGTTTTTGCCTGATTGtaatatttttattgaaatatatAAAGGGCGTAAccaagtgcacgaggctcccaccactgcggggtctggggagagtcataatgtatgctcatatttatttaatggttattaatatttttctccTGGGCAATACATAGTCATCAACTAGTCAACAACTCATAGGCAAAAGCTATTTGACTAGTTGTCCACAAACTTCGAttgattcaaaattttgaagatcTTGTGGGAAGATTATTGGACTTGGAGTGTGTTTTTTTGCTATTGGTATTACAaagttaatccatttttttctGCCTTACTAAAATTTCATTTAGTAAGAAAtaaaattgggggggggggggggaaagaagcATGAACTTAAAAGCTACATAACGACCATTCGTCAGATTCTATTGAACAAACAGTTCAACCTAGAAACAATGTACTGAATGAATCCAGGGGTCATCAATAGAGAGAGCAGATCAGTTAGTTAAAAGGGTCCTTTTGTCCTTGGTGGATGTAGTCCTTTCcgaaaggttttttttttttaattttattattttattttttttagggggggacGAAGGGTGTTATGTTCTTTGTATCATATTGTTAGGGACATTGCTGCTTGTATCTCCTCATTTAGAGCGTTTAATTTAAGCTTTCTATgttcaataaatcaaaatttatctCTAGAAAAAGAAAGCACATAGCAACCACGGACTACATGCTCTTAATTGACTTACTGGCTACTGCTACATACATAGCATGTACAGTACAGATATGTACATATGACCTGCATAACTAAATGGTTGTCTAGAGTTATAACAATGCATAAGAAACATCTAATTATAATGCAACTAATTTCCATATGTTTTAATGAGTTAAAATTTGCCTCGAAGGCAGTGTAGCCAAGCCttttaaatgaatttgaaaaaaGTTTCTGACACAGCAAGTTTTGGAAATTGCAGTTTTATTGTCGTATAAAACGCAACTCTGGAACCCCTGGTTTTATCTGTTCTTATATCAATACCACTTTCAATGGATAAATCCATGCCCCCAGTTATCATTtgatatacacacaaaattgaTGGACCTATTTATTCAGGCTATATAATGTGCGTAGTGATAAATATTCTGTCAATTTAAAACAGAGTTGAACACATCATACAAAGTGTAATGCCTTACAAAAGAAGCGTATGATTCGATTAAGAAACACTTAAGTGTTAAACATGCCCATGGATTTGTTATGTGGTCAACTTACTTATTCAGTTTTTTCAATCCCAATAAAGTCCTTTTTTGTGTATCCATTCTATATGGACTATTCTCTATGAGTCATTAGATAATGAATTAGGTTGGcctgggggtggggggggggtggtggtggtgggagggTTTAAAACCCGGAATTGGGATCTGGATCTGTCCTGGCCGATTCTGATCCAATTGGGAGAACCCTTACCAATTCAGTTAGGATCTGTCTTGGATCGTAATTGGCCAATTCTGATTCGACTTTTTAaatctggggggggggggggggagggggataaCTAACAATACTTGAtcattatctttctttttcaatattttttgctattggtttggtttaactCATTATATAAGATTAGCTCAAAAGTCAAGTGTTACACGAGGATGAGTGATGGACTCTCGTGTATTGTACATTTAATCCTTGTAACAGAAACAATACTCCCAAAATGATTTGTATTGTTTAAAATTTGATATCAAGAAAAATCTCTTGCTGAAACTTGAAGCGTTGGATGCAAGATCTAACCTAGTGTCCATGAAGAATTAAAATTAGATTCTCATATGATCATGTTATTTTGGACAGGGTGGGATCTATTAAATATCATGTCTTGACCTCTAATACAGTAGTAATCTATTCATAAATATAcaggaaaacacccaaaattcTGTAGTAACTGGAATTTCTTGGCAGCTGATTAGGGTACTTCTCTTTTACAAATTGTGTTAGAATGTTGGAGTGt
The sequence above is a segment of the Telopea speciosissima isolate NSW1024214 ecotype Mountain lineage chromosome 7, Tspe_v1, whole genome shotgun sequence genome. Coding sequences within it:
- the LOC122668646 gene encoding uncharacterized protein LOC122668646, with product MPGDDSSSTSTAILATPTAAIPAHSPYFLHSSDQPGTPLIAPILDGDNFPTWHHAMVMALEAKNKLQFLDGSLPKPASDSPDLPQWTRCNSMVRSWIVHSIVPNIAHSILWIDSARDAWLDLHDRFSQHNAPRIFEIRRSISTLNQGLDSISAYYTNMKSLRDELSSY